In Drosophila simulans strain w501 chromosome 3R, Prin_Dsim_3.1, whole genome shotgun sequence, a single window of DNA contains:
- the LOC6728830 gene encoding maternal protein pumilio isoform X9, with protein MVVLETASALLGGPYAQGAPALKMVQKRYIGLHHWLGPIRSKELKEHIVGDNVSFGHPKSPETIRRSVQLFRSQNPGLAAVATNAAAAAAAAAAATSAASAAAAVGAPPVPNGSLQQSQQQQQQQQQQQQQQQQMHMAAASQQFLAAQQQAQNAAYAAQQATPYVINPGQEAAPYMGMIAAAQMPYYGVAPWGMYPGNLIPQQGTQPRRPLTPSQQGAENQPYQVIPAFLDHTGSLLMGGPRTGTPMRLVSPAPVLVPPGATRAGPPPPQGPQLYQPQPQTAQQNLYSQQNGSSVGGLALNTSSLTGRRDSFDRSTSAFSPSTMDYTSSGVAAAANAVNNTVAQAAAAAAAAAAARGKWPGAMSGAASGAYGALGAGNASASPLGAPITPPPSAQSCLLGSRAPGAESRQRQQQQQQLAAVGLPATAAAAQAAVAAAANNMFGSNSSIFSNPLAIPGTAAVAAAAAAAAAANSRQVAATAAAAAAVAAAAGGVGGAPQPGRSRLLEDFRNQRYPNLQLRDLANHIVEFSQDQHGSRFIQQKLERATAAEKQMVFSEILAAAYSLMTDVFGNYVIQKFFEFGTPEQKNTLGMQVKGHVLQLALQMYGCRVIQKALESISPEQQQEIVHELDGHVLKCVKDQNGNHVVQKCIECVDPVALQFIINAFKGQVYSLSTHPYGCRVIQRILEHCTAEQTTPILDELHEHTEQLIQDQYGNYVIQHVLEHGKQEDKSILINSVRGKVLVLSQHKFASNVVEKCVTHATRGERTGLIDEVCTFNDNALHVMMKDQYANYVVQKMIDVSEPTQLKKLMTKIRPHMAALRKYTYGKHINAKLEKYYMKITNPITVGTGTGGVPASSSAAAVSSGVTSASVTACTSGSSTTTTSTTNSLASPTICSVQENGSAMIVEPSSPDASESSSSVVSGAVNSGLGPIGPPTNGNVVL; from the exons GTAAGTTTCGGACATCCAAAATCCCCTGAAACTATACGGCGAAGTGTT CAACTGTTTCGCTCGCAGAATCCGGGCCTTGCAGCAGTTGCCACAAATGCagcggccgcagcagcagccgcagcagctgccacaTCGGCAGCGAGTGCTGCGGCAGCGGTGGGCGCACCACCCGTTCCCAACGGATCGctgcagcagtcgcagcagcaacagcagcagcagcagcaacaacagcagcagcagcaacagatgcaCATGGCGGCCGCGTCGCAACAATTTTtggccgcccagcagcaggcgcaaAATGCGGCCTATGCCGCCCAACAGGCCACGCCCTACGTCATCAATCCGGGCCAGGAGGCTGCCCCGTATATGGGCATGATTGCCGCCGCCCAGATGCCGTACTACGGCGTAGCGCCATGGGGCATGTATCCGGGCAATCTGATTCCGCAACAGGGAACGCAGCCGCGCCGCCCCCTCACCCCCTCGCAGCAGGGTGCCGAGAATCAGCCGTATCAG gtcATCCCGGCATTCCTCGATCACACGGGCTCCTTGCTGATGGGAGGACCCCGCACCGGGACGCCGATGCGTCTGGTTAGCCCCGCCCCCGTTCTGGTGCCCCCGGGCGCCACCCGTGCCGGCCCCCCGCCCCCGCAGGGCCCACAGCTGTATCAGCCGCAGCCGCAGACGGCCCAACAGAATCTCTACTCGCAGCAGAATGGATCCAGTGTCGGAG GCCTCGCCTTGAACACGAGCTCGTTGACGGGTCGCCGCGACTCCTTCGACCGCAGCACCTCCGCCTTCAGTCCCTCGACCATGGACTACACCAGCAGCGGTGTGGCAGCGGCCGCCAATGCGGTGAACAACACAGTGGcccaggcagcagcagctgccgcagcagccgccgcagcgcGTGGCAAGTGGCCGGGAGCAATGTCGGGAGCGGCCAGTGGAGCCTACGGAGCCCTGGGAGCGGGCAATGCCTCGGCCAGTCCGCTGGGCGCACCAATCACACCGCCGCCATCGGCGCAATCCTGTCTCCTGGGCAGTCGGGCACCTGGAGCCGAGTCccgccagcggcagcagcagcaacagcagctggccGCCGTTGGTCTGCCGGCGACTGCAGCAGCTGCCCAGGCAGCGGTGGCCGCGGCTGCCAACAATATGTTCGGATCCAACAGCTCGATCTTCTCGAATCCCCTGGCCATTCCGGGTACGGCAGCTGTGGCAgctgcggcggcagcagcagcggccgcCAACTCGCGTCAGGTGGCTGCcacggcagcggcagcagcggcggtggcagcagcagccggtgGAGTGGGAGGTGCCCCACAGCCAGGAAGATCTCGCCTTCTCGAGGATTTCCGCAACCAGCGGTATCCAAATCTTCAGCTACGCGATCTCGCTAACCACATTGTGGAGTTCTCACAGGATCAGCACGGCTCGCGGTTTATACAACAGAAGTTGGAGCGGGCCACCGCTGCCGAGAAGCAAATGGTGTTCAGCGAGATCCTGGCTGCAGCCTATAGCCTGATGACCGATGTCTTTGGCAACTATGTCATCCAGAAGTTCTTTGAGTTCGGCACTCCCGAGCAGAAGAACACGCTGGGCATGCAGGTCAAGGGTCATGTGCTGCAGCTGGCGCTGCAAATGTATGGCTGCCGAGTGATTCAGAAGGCTCTGGAGAGCATCtcgccggagcagcagcaggaaatcGTGCACGAACTGGACGGACATGTGCTGAAGTGCGTCAAGGATCAGAATGGCAATCATGTGGTGCAAAAGTGCATTGAGTGCGTGGACCCCGTGGCGCTGCAGTTCATCATCAATGCGTTCAAGGGCCAGGTTTACTCGCTGAGCACCCATCCGTATGGATGCCGGGTGATCCAGAGGATCCTCGAGCATTGCACTGCCGAACAGACCACGCCCATTTTGGACGAACTGCACGAGCACACCGAACAGTTGATTCAGGACCAATATGGCAACTATGTAATTCAGCATGTGCTTG AACACGGCAAGCAGGAGGATAAGTCGATTCTTATCAACAGCGTGCGCGGCAAAGTTCTGGTGCTATCACAGCACAAGTTCGCCTCAAACGTTGTGGAGAAATGCGTTACCCATGCCACTCGCGGAGAACGCACTGGTCTCATAGACGAGGTCTGCACCTTCAACGACAA CGCGTTGCACGTGATGATGAAGGATCAGTATGCCAACTATGTGGTCCAAAAAATGATCGATGTATCGGAGCCGACGCAGCTCAAGAAGCTGATGACCAAGATCCGGCCCCACATGGCCGCCTTGCGCAAGTACACCTACGGCAAGCACATCAATGCCAAGTTGGAGAAGTACTACATGAAGATAACCAATCCCATAACGGTGGGCACAGGAACTGGAGGAGTGCCGGCCTCCTCGTCGGCGGCGGCAGTCAGCAGTGGTGTCACCTCAGCATCGGTAACCGCCTGCAccagtggcagcagcaccaccacgaCCAGCACTACCAACAGCCTGGCCTCACCCACCATTTGCTCGGTGCAGGAGAACGGCAGCGCCATGATTGTGGAGCCCTCCTCCCCGGACGCCTCCGAGTCCTCGTCCTCGGTGGTGTCAGGCGCTGTCAACAGCGGCTTGGGTCCCATTGGACCCCCGACCAACGGCAACGTTGTGCTGTAA
- the LOC6728830 gene encoding maternal protein pumilio isoform X11 — protein sequence MVVLETASALLGGPYAQGAPALKMVQKRYIGLHHWLGPIRSKELKEHIVSFGHPKSPETIRRSVQLFRSQNPGLAAVATNAAAAAAAAAAATSAASAAAAVGAPPVPNGSLQQSQQQQQQQQQQQQQQQQMHMAAASQQFLAAQQQAQNAAYAAQQATPYVINPGQEAAPYMGMIAAAQMPYYGVAPWGMYPGNLIPQQGTQPRRPLTPSQQGAENQPYQVIPAFLDHTGSLLMGGPRTGTPMRLVSPAPVLVPPGATRAGPPPPQGPQLYQPQPQTAQQNLYSQQNGSSVGGLALNTSSLTGRRDSFDRSTSAFSPSTMDYTSSGVAAAANAVNNTVAQAAAAAAAAAAARGKWPGAMSGAASGAYGALGAGNASASPLGAPITPPPSAQSCLLGSRAPGAESRQRQQQQQQLAAVGLPATAAAAQAAVAAAANNMFGSNSSIFSNPLAIPGTAAVAAAAAAAAAANSRQVAATAAAAAAVAAAAGGVGGAPQPGRSRLLEDFRNQRYPNLQLRDLANHIVEFSQDQHGSRFIQQKLERATAAEKQMVFSEILAAAYSLMTDVFGNYVIQKFFEFGTPEQKNTLGMQVKGHVLQLALQMYGCRVIQKALESISPEQQQEIVHELDGHVLKCVKDQNGNHVVQKCIECVDPVALQFIINAFKGQVYSLSTHPYGCRVIQRILEHCTAEQTTPILDELHEHTEQLIQDQYGNYVIQHVLEHGKQEDKSILINSVRGKVLVLSQHKFASNVVEKCVTHATRGERTGLIDEVCTFNDNALHVMMKDQYANYVVQKMIDVSEPTQLKKLMTKIRPHMAALRKYTYGKHINAKLEKYYMKITNPITVGTGTGGVPASSSAAAVSSGVTSASVTACTSGSSTTTTSTTNSLASPTICSVQENGSAMIVEPSSPDASESSSSVVSGAVNSGLGPIGPPTNGNVVL from the exons GTAAGTTTCGGACATCCAAAATCCCCTGAAACTATACGGCGAAGTGTT CAACTGTTTCGCTCGCAGAATCCGGGCCTTGCAGCAGTTGCCACAAATGCagcggccgcagcagcagccgcagcagctgccacaTCGGCAGCGAGTGCTGCGGCAGCGGTGGGCGCACCACCCGTTCCCAACGGATCGctgcagcagtcgcagcagcaacagcagcagcagcagcaacaacagcagcagcagcaacagatgcaCATGGCGGCCGCGTCGCAACAATTTTtggccgcccagcagcaggcgcaaAATGCGGCCTATGCCGCCCAACAGGCCACGCCCTACGTCATCAATCCGGGCCAGGAGGCTGCCCCGTATATGGGCATGATTGCCGCCGCCCAGATGCCGTACTACGGCGTAGCGCCATGGGGCATGTATCCGGGCAATCTGATTCCGCAACAGGGAACGCAGCCGCGCCGCCCCCTCACCCCCTCGCAGCAGGGTGCCGAGAATCAGCCGTATCAG gtcATCCCGGCATTCCTCGATCACACGGGCTCCTTGCTGATGGGAGGACCCCGCACCGGGACGCCGATGCGTCTGGTTAGCCCCGCCCCCGTTCTGGTGCCCCCGGGCGCCACCCGTGCCGGCCCCCCGCCCCCGCAGGGCCCACAGCTGTATCAGCCGCAGCCGCAGACGGCCCAACAGAATCTCTACTCGCAGCAGAATGGATCCAGTGTCGGAG GCCTCGCCTTGAACACGAGCTCGTTGACGGGTCGCCGCGACTCCTTCGACCGCAGCACCTCCGCCTTCAGTCCCTCGACCATGGACTACACCAGCAGCGGTGTGGCAGCGGCCGCCAATGCGGTGAACAACACAGTGGcccaggcagcagcagctgccgcagcagccgccgcagcgcGTGGCAAGTGGCCGGGAGCAATGTCGGGAGCGGCCAGTGGAGCCTACGGAGCCCTGGGAGCGGGCAATGCCTCGGCCAGTCCGCTGGGCGCACCAATCACACCGCCGCCATCGGCGCAATCCTGTCTCCTGGGCAGTCGGGCACCTGGAGCCGAGTCccgccagcggcagcagcagcaacagcagctggccGCCGTTGGTCTGCCGGCGACTGCAGCAGCTGCCCAGGCAGCGGTGGCCGCGGCTGCCAACAATATGTTCGGATCCAACAGCTCGATCTTCTCGAATCCCCTGGCCATTCCGGGTACGGCAGCTGTGGCAgctgcggcggcagcagcagcggccgcCAACTCGCGTCAGGTGGCTGCcacggcagcggcagcagcggcggtggcagcagcagccggtgGAGTGGGAGGTGCCCCACAGCCAGGAAGATCTCGCCTTCTCGAGGATTTCCGCAACCAGCGGTATCCAAATCTTCAGCTACGCGATCTCGCTAACCACATTGTGGAGTTCTCACAGGATCAGCACGGCTCGCGGTTTATACAACAGAAGTTGGAGCGGGCCACCGCTGCCGAGAAGCAAATGGTGTTCAGCGAGATCCTGGCTGCAGCCTATAGCCTGATGACCGATGTCTTTGGCAACTATGTCATCCAGAAGTTCTTTGAGTTCGGCACTCCCGAGCAGAAGAACACGCTGGGCATGCAGGTCAAGGGTCATGTGCTGCAGCTGGCGCTGCAAATGTATGGCTGCCGAGTGATTCAGAAGGCTCTGGAGAGCATCtcgccggagcagcagcaggaaatcGTGCACGAACTGGACGGACATGTGCTGAAGTGCGTCAAGGATCAGAATGGCAATCATGTGGTGCAAAAGTGCATTGAGTGCGTGGACCCCGTGGCGCTGCAGTTCATCATCAATGCGTTCAAGGGCCAGGTTTACTCGCTGAGCACCCATCCGTATGGATGCCGGGTGATCCAGAGGATCCTCGAGCATTGCACTGCCGAACAGACCACGCCCATTTTGGACGAACTGCACGAGCACACCGAACAGTTGATTCAGGACCAATATGGCAACTATGTAATTCAGCATGTGCTTG AACACGGCAAGCAGGAGGATAAGTCGATTCTTATCAACAGCGTGCGCGGCAAAGTTCTGGTGCTATCACAGCACAAGTTCGCCTCAAACGTTGTGGAGAAATGCGTTACCCATGCCACTCGCGGAGAACGCACTGGTCTCATAGACGAGGTCTGCACCTTCAACGACAA CGCGTTGCACGTGATGATGAAGGATCAGTATGCCAACTATGTGGTCCAAAAAATGATCGATGTATCGGAGCCGACGCAGCTCAAGAAGCTGATGACCAAGATCCGGCCCCACATGGCCGCCTTGCGCAAGTACACCTACGGCAAGCACATCAATGCCAAGTTGGAGAAGTACTACATGAAGATAACCAATCCCATAACGGTGGGCACAGGAACTGGAGGAGTGCCGGCCTCCTCGTCGGCGGCGGCAGTCAGCAGTGGTGTCACCTCAGCATCGGTAACCGCCTGCAccagtggcagcagcaccaccacgaCCAGCACTACCAACAGCCTGGCCTCACCCACCATTTGCTCGGTGCAGGAGAACGGCAGCGCCATGATTGTGGAGCCCTCCTCCCCGGACGCCTCCGAGTCCTCGTCCTCGGTGGTGTCAGGCGCTGTCAACAGCGGCTTGGGTCCCATTGGACCCCCGACCAACGGCAACGTTGTGCTGTAA
- the LOC6728830 gene encoding maternal protein pumilio isoform X14 encodes MVVLETASALLGGPYAQGAPALKMVQKRYIGLHHWLGPIRSKELKEHIQLFRSQNPGLAAVATNAAAAAAAAAAATSAASAAAAVGAPPVPNGSLQQSQQQQQQQQQQQQQQQQMHMAAASQQFLAAQQQAQNAAYAAQQATPYVINPGQEAAPYMGMIAAAQMPYYGVAPWGMYPGNLIPQQGTQPRRPLTPSQQGAENQPYQVIPAFLDHTGSLLMGGPRTGTPMRLVSPAPVLVPPGATRAGPPPPQGPQLYQPQPQTAQQNLYSQQNGSSVGGLALNTSSLTGRRDSFDRSTSAFSPSTMDYTSSGVAAAANAVNNTVAQAAAAAAAAAAARGKWPGAMSGAASGAYGALGAGNASASPLGAPITPPPSAQSCLLGSRAPGAESRQRQQQQQQLAAVGLPATAAAAQAAVAAAANNMFGSNSSIFSNPLAIPGTAAVAAAAAAAAAANSRQVAATAAAAAAVAAAAGGVGGAPQPGRSRLLEDFRNQRYPNLQLRDLANHIVEFSQDQHGSRFIQQKLERATAAEKQMVFSEILAAAYSLMTDVFGNYVIQKFFEFGTPEQKNTLGMQVKGHVLQLALQMYGCRVIQKALESISPEQQQEIVHELDGHVLKCVKDQNGNHVVQKCIECVDPVALQFIINAFKGQVYSLSTHPYGCRVIQRILEHCTAEQTTPILDELHEHTEQLIQDQYGNYVIQHVLEHGKQEDKSILINSVRGKVLVLSQHKFASNVVEKCVTHATRGERTGLIDEVCTFNDNALHVMMKDQYANYVVQKMIDVSEPTQLKKLMTKIRPHMAALRKYTYGKHINAKLEKYYMKITNPITVGTGTGGVPASSSAAAVSSGVTSASVTACTSGSSTTTTSTTNSLASPTICSVQENGSAMIVEPSSPDASESSSSVVSGAVNSGLGPIGPPTNGNVVL; translated from the exons CAACTGTTTCGCTCGCAGAATCCGGGCCTTGCAGCAGTTGCCACAAATGCagcggccgcagcagcagccgcagcagctgccacaTCGGCAGCGAGTGCTGCGGCAGCGGTGGGCGCACCACCCGTTCCCAACGGATCGctgcagcagtcgcagcagcaacagcagcagcagcagcaacaacagcagcagcagcaacagatgcaCATGGCGGCCGCGTCGCAACAATTTTtggccgcccagcagcaggcgcaaAATGCGGCCTATGCCGCCCAACAGGCCACGCCCTACGTCATCAATCCGGGCCAGGAGGCTGCCCCGTATATGGGCATGATTGCCGCCGCCCAGATGCCGTACTACGGCGTAGCGCCATGGGGCATGTATCCGGGCAATCTGATTCCGCAACAGGGAACGCAGCCGCGCCGCCCCCTCACCCCCTCGCAGCAGGGTGCCGAGAATCAGCCGTATCAG gtcATCCCGGCATTCCTCGATCACACGGGCTCCTTGCTGATGGGAGGACCCCGCACCGGGACGCCGATGCGTCTGGTTAGCCCCGCCCCCGTTCTGGTGCCCCCGGGCGCCACCCGTGCCGGCCCCCCGCCCCCGCAGGGCCCACAGCTGTATCAGCCGCAGCCGCAGACGGCCCAACAGAATCTCTACTCGCAGCAGAATGGATCCAGTGTCGGAG GCCTCGCCTTGAACACGAGCTCGTTGACGGGTCGCCGCGACTCCTTCGACCGCAGCACCTCCGCCTTCAGTCCCTCGACCATGGACTACACCAGCAGCGGTGTGGCAGCGGCCGCCAATGCGGTGAACAACACAGTGGcccaggcagcagcagctgccgcagcagccgccgcagcgcGTGGCAAGTGGCCGGGAGCAATGTCGGGAGCGGCCAGTGGAGCCTACGGAGCCCTGGGAGCGGGCAATGCCTCGGCCAGTCCGCTGGGCGCACCAATCACACCGCCGCCATCGGCGCAATCCTGTCTCCTGGGCAGTCGGGCACCTGGAGCCGAGTCccgccagcggcagcagcagcaacagcagctggccGCCGTTGGTCTGCCGGCGACTGCAGCAGCTGCCCAGGCAGCGGTGGCCGCGGCTGCCAACAATATGTTCGGATCCAACAGCTCGATCTTCTCGAATCCCCTGGCCATTCCGGGTACGGCAGCTGTGGCAgctgcggcggcagcagcagcggccgcCAACTCGCGTCAGGTGGCTGCcacggcagcggcagcagcggcggtggcagcagcagccggtgGAGTGGGAGGTGCCCCACAGCCAGGAAGATCTCGCCTTCTCGAGGATTTCCGCAACCAGCGGTATCCAAATCTTCAGCTACGCGATCTCGCTAACCACATTGTGGAGTTCTCACAGGATCAGCACGGCTCGCGGTTTATACAACAGAAGTTGGAGCGGGCCACCGCTGCCGAGAAGCAAATGGTGTTCAGCGAGATCCTGGCTGCAGCCTATAGCCTGATGACCGATGTCTTTGGCAACTATGTCATCCAGAAGTTCTTTGAGTTCGGCACTCCCGAGCAGAAGAACACGCTGGGCATGCAGGTCAAGGGTCATGTGCTGCAGCTGGCGCTGCAAATGTATGGCTGCCGAGTGATTCAGAAGGCTCTGGAGAGCATCtcgccggagcagcagcaggaaatcGTGCACGAACTGGACGGACATGTGCTGAAGTGCGTCAAGGATCAGAATGGCAATCATGTGGTGCAAAAGTGCATTGAGTGCGTGGACCCCGTGGCGCTGCAGTTCATCATCAATGCGTTCAAGGGCCAGGTTTACTCGCTGAGCACCCATCCGTATGGATGCCGGGTGATCCAGAGGATCCTCGAGCATTGCACTGCCGAACAGACCACGCCCATTTTGGACGAACTGCACGAGCACACCGAACAGTTGATTCAGGACCAATATGGCAACTATGTAATTCAGCATGTGCTTG AACACGGCAAGCAGGAGGATAAGTCGATTCTTATCAACAGCGTGCGCGGCAAAGTTCTGGTGCTATCACAGCACAAGTTCGCCTCAAACGTTGTGGAGAAATGCGTTACCCATGCCACTCGCGGAGAACGCACTGGTCTCATAGACGAGGTCTGCACCTTCAACGACAA CGCGTTGCACGTGATGATGAAGGATCAGTATGCCAACTATGTGGTCCAAAAAATGATCGATGTATCGGAGCCGACGCAGCTCAAGAAGCTGATGACCAAGATCCGGCCCCACATGGCCGCCTTGCGCAAGTACACCTACGGCAAGCACATCAATGCCAAGTTGGAGAAGTACTACATGAAGATAACCAATCCCATAACGGTGGGCACAGGAACTGGAGGAGTGCCGGCCTCCTCGTCGGCGGCGGCAGTCAGCAGTGGTGTCACCTCAGCATCGGTAACCGCCTGCAccagtggcagcagcaccaccacgaCCAGCACTACCAACAGCCTGGCCTCACCCACCATTTGCTCGGTGCAGGAGAACGGCAGCGCCATGATTGTGGAGCCCTCCTCCCCGGACGCCTCCGAGTCCTCGTCCTCGGTGGTGTCAGGCGCTGTCAACAGCGGCTTGGGTCCCATTGGACCCCCGACCAACGGCAACGTTGTGCTGTAA
- the LOC6728830 gene encoding maternal protein pumilio isoform X13 has product MVVLETASALLGGPYAQGAPALKMVQKRYIGLHHWLGPIRSKELKEHIVGDNQLFRSQNPGLAAVATNAAAAAAAAAAATSAASAAAAVGAPPVPNGSLQQSQQQQQQQQQQQQQQQQMHMAAASQQFLAAQQQAQNAAYAAQQATPYVINPGQEAAPYMGMIAAAQMPYYGVAPWGMYPGNLIPQQGTQPRRPLTPSQQGAENQPYQVIPAFLDHTGSLLMGGPRTGTPMRLVSPAPVLVPPGATRAGPPPPQGPQLYQPQPQTAQQNLYSQQNGSSVGGLALNTSSLTGRRDSFDRSTSAFSPSTMDYTSSGVAAAANAVNNTVAQAAAAAAAAAAARGKWPGAMSGAASGAYGALGAGNASASPLGAPITPPPSAQSCLLGSRAPGAESRQRQQQQQQLAAVGLPATAAAAQAAVAAAANNMFGSNSSIFSNPLAIPGTAAVAAAAAAAAAANSRQVAATAAAAAAVAAAAGGVGGAPQPGRSRLLEDFRNQRYPNLQLRDLANHIVEFSQDQHGSRFIQQKLERATAAEKQMVFSEILAAAYSLMTDVFGNYVIQKFFEFGTPEQKNTLGMQVKGHVLQLALQMYGCRVIQKALESISPEQQQEIVHELDGHVLKCVKDQNGNHVVQKCIECVDPVALQFIINAFKGQVYSLSTHPYGCRVIQRILEHCTAEQTTPILDELHEHTEQLIQDQYGNYVIQHVLEHGKQEDKSILINSVRGKVLVLSQHKFASNVVEKCVTHATRGERTGLIDEVCTFNDNALHVMMKDQYANYVVQKMIDVSEPTQLKKLMTKIRPHMAALRKYTYGKHINAKLEKYYMKITNPITVGTGTGGVPASSSAAAVSSGVTSASVTACTSGSSTTTTSTTNSLASPTICSVQENGSAMIVEPSSPDASESSSSVVSGAVNSGLGPIGPPTNGNVVL; this is encoded by the exons CAACTGTTTCGCTCGCAGAATCCGGGCCTTGCAGCAGTTGCCACAAATGCagcggccgcagcagcagccgcagcagctgccacaTCGGCAGCGAGTGCTGCGGCAGCGGTGGGCGCACCACCCGTTCCCAACGGATCGctgcagcagtcgcagcagcaacagcagcagcagcagcaacaacagcagcagcagcaacagatgcaCATGGCGGCCGCGTCGCAACAATTTTtggccgcccagcagcaggcgcaaAATGCGGCCTATGCCGCCCAACAGGCCACGCCCTACGTCATCAATCCGGGCCAGGAGGCTGCCCCGTATATGGGCATGATTGCCGCCGCCCAGATGCCGTACTACGGCGTAGCGCCATGGGGCATGTATCCGGGCAATCTGATTCCGCAACAGGGAACGCAGCCGCGCCGCCCCCTCACCCCCTCGCAGCAGGGTGCCGAGAATCAGCCGTATCAG gtcATCCCGGCATTCCTCGATCACACGGGCTCCTTGCTGATGGGAGGACCCCGCACCGGGACGCCGATGCGTCTGGTTAGCCCCGCCCCCGTTCTGGTGCCCCCGGGCGCCACCCGTGCCGGCCCCCCGCCCCCGCAGGGCCCACAGCTGTATCAGCCGCAGCCGCAGACGGCCCAACAGAATCTCTACTCGCAGCAGAATGGATCCAGTGTCGGAG GCCTCGCCTTGAACACGAGCTCGTTGACGGGTCGCCGCGACTCCTTCGACCGCAGCACCTCCGCCTTCAGTCCCTCGACCATGGACTACACCAGCAGCGGTGTGGCAGCGGCCGCCAATGCGGTGAACAACACAGTGGcccaggcagcagcagctgccgcagcagccgccgcagcgcGTGGCAAGTGGCCGGGAGCAATGTCGGGAGCGGCCAGTGGAGCCTACGGAGCCCTGGGAGCGGGCAATGCCTCGGCCAGTCCGCTGGGCGCACCAATCACACCGCCGCCATCGGCGCAATCCTGTCTCCTGGGCAGTCGGGCACCTGGAGCCGAGTCccgccagcggcagcagcagcaacagcagctggccGCCGTTGGTCTGCCGGCGACTGCAGCAGCTGCCCAGGCAGCGGTGGCCGCGGCTGCCAACAATATGTTCGGATCCAACAGCTCGATCTTCTCGAATCCCCTGGCCATTCCGGGTACGGCAGCTGTGGCAgctgcggcggcagcagcagcggccgcCAACTCGCGTCAGGTGGCTGCcacggcagcggcagcagcggcggtggcagcagcagccggtgGAGTGGGAGGTGCCCCACAGCCAGGAAGATCTCGCCTTCTCGAGGATTTCCGCAACCAGCGGTATCCAAATCTTCAGCTACGCGATCTCGCTAACCACATTGTGGAGTTCTCACAGGATCAGCACGGCTCGCGGTTTATACAACAGAAGTTGGAGCGGGCCACCGCTGCCGAGAAGCAAATGGTGTTCAGCGAGATCCTGGCTGCAGCCTATAGCCTGATGACCGATGTCTTTGGCAACTATGTCATCCAGAAGTTCTTTGAGTTCGGCACTCCCGAGCAGAAGAACACGCTGGGCATGCAGGTCAAGGGTCATGTGCTGCAGCTGGCGCTGCAAATGTATGGCTGCCGAGTGATTCAGAAGGCTCTGGAGAGCATCtcgccggagcagcagcaggaaatcGTGCACGAACTGGACGGACATGTGCTGAAGTGCGTCAAGGATCAGAATGGCAATCATGTGGTGCAAAAGTGCATTGAGTGCGTGGACCCCGTGGCGCTGCAGTTCATCATCAATGCGTTCAAGGGCCAGGTTTACTCGCTGAGCACCCATCCGTATGGATGCCGGGTGATCCAGAGGATCCTCGAGCATTGCACTGCCGAACAGACCACGCCCATTTTGGACGAACTGCACGAGCACACCGAACAGTTGATTCAGGACCAATATGGCAACTATGTAATTCAGCATGTGCTTG AACACGGCAAGCAGGAGGATAAGTCGATTCTTATCAACAGCGTGCGCGGCAAAGTTCTGGTGCTATCACAGCACAAGTTCGCCTCAAACGTTGTGGAGAAATGCGTTACCCATGCCACTCGCGGAGAACGCACTGGTCTCATAGACGAGGTCTGCACCTTCAACGACAA CGCGTTGCACGTGATGATGAAGGATCAGTATGCCAACTATGTGGTCCAAAAAATGATCGATGTATCGGAGCCGACGCAGCTCAAGAAGCTGATGACCAAGATCCGGCCCCACATGGCCGCCTTGCGCAAGTACACCTACGGCAAGCACATCAATGCCAAGTTGGAGAAGTACTACATGAAGATAACCAATCCCATAACGGTGGGCACAGGAACTGGAGGAGTGCCGGCCTCCTCGTCGGCGGCGGCAGTCAGCAGTGGTGTCACCTCAGCATCGGTAACCGCCTGCAccagtggcagcagcaccaccacgaCCAGCACTACCAACAGCCTGGCCTCACCCACCATTTGCTCGGTGCAGGAGAACGGCAGCGCCATGATTGTGGAGCCCTCCTCCCCGGACGCCTCCGAGTCCTCGTCCTCGGTGGTGTCAGGCGCTGTCAACAGCGGCTTGGGTCCCATTGGACCCCCGACCAACGGCAACGTTGTGCTGTAA